A genomic stretch from Larimichthys crocea isolate SSNF chromosome XXII, L_crocea_2.0, whole genome shotgun sequence includes:
- the ndfip1l gene encoding NEDD4 family-interacting protein 1-like isoform X2, producing the protein MAEPSARYQQLPNEEDPEGPQIAADAPPPYSSIAADNAAYFDYKEDGAFPKPPSYNVATTLPSYDEAERTKAETTVPLVTGRQPQHRERLETFDDVIRSSLEDEDFVTRDDFEDADQLRIGNDGIFMLTFFMAFLFNWIGFFLSFCLTTSAAGRYGAISGFGLSLIKWILIVRFSTYFPGYFDGQYWLWWVFLVLGFLLFLRGFINYARIRKMADTLSTLPRTRVLFIY; encoded by the exons ATGGCCGAGCCGAGCGCCCGATATCAGCAG CTGCCCAATGAGGAGGACCCAGAAGGTCCACAGATAGCAGCTGATGCTCCACCTCCATACAGCAGCATCGCAGCGGACAATGCTG CCTACTTTGACTACAAGGAAGACGGGGCTTTCCCCAAACCGCCATCATACAACGTAGCTACTACGCTACCTTCCTATGATGAAGCAGAAAGAACCAAGGCCGAGACTACTGTTCCCCTGGTAACTGGAAGA cagcctcagcacAGGGAGCGCCTGGAGACTTTTGACGATGTAATTCGCAGTTCACTGGAG GACGAAGACTTTGTGACCAGAGACGACTTTGAGGACGCTGATCAGCTGAGGATAGGAAATGACGGCATCTTCATGCTCACATTTTTCA TGGCATTCCTGTTCAACTGGATCGgtttcttcctgtctttctgtctgacCACCTCAGCGGCCGGCCGCTACGGGGCCATCTCAGGCTTTGGCCTCTCCCTCATCAAATGGATCCTCATAGTCAGG TTCTCCACATACTTCCCCGGTTACTTTGATGGACAGTACTGGTTGTGGTGGGTGTTCCTGGTGTTGG GCTTCTTGCTCTTCCTTCGAGGATTCATCAACTACGCCAGAATCCGCAAGATGGCCGACACCTTGTCCACCCTGCCCCGCACCCGTGTCCTCTTCATCTACTGA
- the ndfip1l gene encoding NEDD4 family-interacting protein 1-like isoform X3, translating into MAEPSARYQQLPNEEDPEGPQIAADAPPPYSSIAADNAAYFDYKEDGAFPKPPSYNVATTLPSYDEAERTKAETTVPLVTGRDEDFVTRDDFEDADQLRIGNDGIFMLTFFMAFLFNWIGFFLSFCLTTSAAGRYGAISGFGLSLIKWILIVRFSTYFPGYFDGQYWLWWVFLVLGFLLFLRGFINYARIRKMADTLSTLPRTRVLFIY; encoded by the exons ATGGCCGAGCCGAGCGCCCGATATCAGCAG CTGCCCAATGAGGAGGACCCAGAAGGTCCACAGATAGCAGCTGATGCTCCACCTCCATACAGCAGCATCGCAGCGGACAATGCTG CCTACTTTGACTACAAGGAAGACGGGGCTTTCCCCAAACCGCCATCATACAACGTAGCTACTACGCTACCTTCCTATGATGAAGCAGAAAGAACCAAGGCCGAGACTACTGTTCCCCTGGTAACTGGAAGA GACGAAGACTTTGTGACCAGAGACGACTTTGAGGACGCTGATCAGCTGAGGATAGGAAATGACGGCATCTTCATGCTCACATTTTTCA TGGCATTCCTGTTCAACTGGATCGgtttcttcctgtctttctgtctgacCACCTCAGCGGCCGGCCGCTACGGGGCCATCTCAGGCTTTGGCCTCTCCCTCATCAAATGGATCCTCATAGTCAGG TTCTCCACATACTTCCCCGGTTACTTTGATGGACAGTACTGGTTGTGGTGGGTGTTCCTGGTGTTGG GCTTCTTGCTCTTCCTTCGAGGATTCATCAACTACGCCAGAATCCGCAAGATGGCCGACACCTTGTCCACCCTGCCCCGCACCCGTGTCCTCTTCATCTACTGA
- the endou2 gene encoding uridylate-specific endoribonuclease B: protein MIESDRELSTIAQELWDSDTNRLKPGKDYRISLQGKAGDSMTGLYEDDNDGAGYPLFTFVDENTFKKETFLAFISLLDNYESDTGEPEIVTPEEVAENHKFLDAIIQTSTMKIAHKYLVEKRLSPMDDTKFKEQLYRIWFELYARRGSSRPDSSGFEHVFVGETRGRRTVIGFHNWIQLYLQEKLGHIDYKGYTVSANSPQPDENKHILALQFSWKNGIKPKGSIFVGVSPEFEMALYTVCFLSSPNERVKVQFNLYDVEIVCHHYNQKHIGTTYPVLLKYQKPH from the exons ATGATtgagagtgacagagagctCTCGACCATTGCACAGGAGCTGTGGGacagcgacaccaacagactcAAACCTGGAAAAGACTACAGGATCTCCCTTCAG GGCAAAGCTGGAGACAGCATGACTGGCCTCTATGAGGACGACAATGATGGAGCAGGATATCCTCTGTTTACATTTGTGGATGAGAACACTTTCAAAAAGGAGACTTTTTTGG CCTTTATCTCCCTGTTGGATAACTATGAGAGTGACACTGGTGAGCCAGAAATTGTCACCCCCGAGGAGGTGGCAGAGAACCACAAGTTCTTGGACGCCATCATTCAGACTTCCACTATGAAG ATAGCTCATAAATACCTGGTGGAGAAGCGCCTCTCTCCTATGGATGATACAAAATTCAAGGAGCAGCTGTACAGGATTTGGTTTGAGCTTTATGCGAGAAGAGGATCCAGTAG GCCAGATTCCTCAGGGTTTGAACATGTGTTTGTTGGAGAGACTAGAGGAAGGCGGACTGTCATCGGCTTTCACAACTGGATCCAGCTCTACCTCCAAGAAAAGCTGGGGCACATTGACTACAAAGGCTACACTGTCAGTGCAAATTCACCCCAG CCTGATGAGAACAAACACATCCTGGCGCTACAGTTCAGCTGGAAGAACGGCATAAAACCCAAGGGCAGCATCTTCGTCGGGGTCAGCCCTGAGTTCGAGATGGCCCTCTACActgtctgtttcctctcctcgcCCAACGAGCGTGTTAAAGTCCAGTTCAATTTGTACGATGTCGAGATTGTTTGCCACCACTACAACCAAAAGCACATAGGCACCACGTACCCTGTGCTCCTTAAGTACCAGAAACCTCACTAA
- the ndfip1l gene encoding NEDD4 family-interacting protein 1-like isoform X1: MAEPSARYQQLPNEEDPEGPQIAADAPPPYSSIAADNAAYFDYKEDGAFPKPPSYNVATTLPSYDEAERTKAETTVPLVTGRQQPQHRERLETFDDVIRSSLEDEDFVTRDDFEDADQLRIGNDGIFMLTFFMAFLFNWIGFFLSFCLTTSAAGRYGAISGFGLSLIKWILIVRFSTYFPGYFDGQYWLWWVFLVLGFLLFLRGFINYARIRKMADTLSTLPRTRVLFIY; encoded by the exons ATGGCCGAGCCGAGCGCCCGATATCAGCAG CTGCCCAATGAGGAGGACCCAGAAGGTCCACAGATAGCAGCTGATGCTCCACCTCCATACAGCAGCATCGCAGCGGACAATGCTG CCTACTTTGACTACAAGGAAGACGGGGCTTTCCCCAAACCGCCATCATACAACGTAGCTACTACGCTACCTTCCTATGATGAAGCAGAAAGAACCAAGGCCGAGACTACTGTTCCCCTGGTAACTGGAAGA cagcagcctcagcacAGGGAGCGCCTGGAGACTTTTGACGATGTAATTCGCAGTTCACTGGAG GACGAAGACTTTGTGACCAGAGACGACTTTGAGGACGCTGATCAGCTGAGGATAGGAAATGACGGCATCTTCATGCTCACATTTTTCA TGGCATTCCTGTTCAACTGGATCGgtttcttcctgtctttctgtctgacCACCTCAGCGGCCGGCCGCTACGGGGCCATCTCAGGCTTTGGCCTCTCCCTCATCAAATGGATCCTCATAGTCAGG TTCTCCACATACTTCCCCGGTTACTTTGATGGACAGTACTGGTTGTGGTGGGTGTTCCTGGTGTTGG GCTTCTTGCTCTTCCTTCGAGGATTCATCAACTACGCCAGAATCCGCAAGATGGCCGACACCTTGTCCACCCTGCCCCGCACCCGTGTCCTCTTCATCTACTGA